One segment of Neodiprion fabricii isolate iyNeoFabr1 chromosome 1, iyNeoFabr1.1, whole genome shotgun sequence DNA contains the following:
- the LOC124186502 gene encoding uncharacterized protein LOC124186502: protein MMEDSGIESDPKALNQLEDERLFPGSDSSSSSNHVPTPQRSTTKQLQKKLEARIEQAKRIQRNSEYKKLPNSGIGNSGSGSSTGLISIQRLPIPHKGKEHHPLVEYWESDSESEDEMTLYPLSRSKDSNKHKQDLTDTFSIEELSEGSEDSLHLGPAQSSHPHARTYTPVGCFTCHCHIL from the exons ATGATGGAGGATAGTGGAATAGAAAGTGATCCAAAAGCCTTGAATCAGTTGGAGGACGAAAGATTATTTCCG GGCAGTGACAGCAGTAGCAGTAGTAATCACGTACCAACGCCACAGCGAAGCACTACCAAGCAGTTGCAGAAGAAACTAG AGGCTCGCATCGAGCAAGCAAAAAgaattcaacgaaattctGAGTACAAAAAACTGCCCAATAGTGGCATCGGGAATTCTGGCTCTGGAAGTAGTACGGGACTCATTTCTATTCAAAGATTGCCTATACCGCACAAAGGGAAGGAGCATCATCCGTTGGTCGAATATTGGGAAAGTGACAGTGAAAG CGAAGACGAGATGACGTTGTACCCTCTCTCTCGTTCCAAAGACTCAAACAAACACAAACAGGACCTAACGGATACATTCAGCATCGAAGAGTTGAGCGAAGGAAGCGAGGACTCGTTACACTTGGGTCCAGCCCAGTCGTCTCATCCTCATGCGCGTACATATACTCCGGTTGGGTGTTTCACCTGCCATTGCCATATATTGTAA